GGAACAAGAAATGGGAATTCACATTATCTATTCAATGGAAGTGAGGGATTGGAGGAGGGAAAGAGAGATGCAAGAGAAAAGATTCTGCTTTACGAAGAAGAGATTGCTAGGCTGAGGTTTGAGCTACAGGAAAACAGATTccatgaagaagaagataaaaattTGGAAGCTGAAGTTGAATTAAGGCAGAAAGATGTCAAGACTTTTGGAGCCGATTTGGAGATGGAGAAAAAACAGTCGACAGAAGTTGTAGACATAATTGATGGGTTGAAGGAAGAAGTTTTAGACCAGAAACTTGGGGAAGAGCTGAAAATCACAAAAGAAAAGCTTCAAGGTTCAGATAGAGAAGTAGCAAATTTGAGACATGAACTTGAGAATAGCAGATCCTCTATTCGACGCTTGGAAGATAAACTTGGATTGGCTCAGAAAGATTTTTCTACGTGGAAAGCCAAGCTTAATAAGGACCACAAAGAAGTTTCAAAACTGCAGGATAGAATTGCGCGGTACAAAGCCAATTTATCAGAACGTGATCAAGAGATTAGGGGGTTGAGGGAAACGATTTCCAACGCCAACAAAAGCTTGTCTGAAGAAAACGTGCGGCTTCAGGCTGAACTGACTAAATTGTCAAAGGAACAAACTTATTTGGAGGATAATCTCAAAGAATGGGAATTACGTTGTCAAACTCTAGAGGAGGAGGTTAAAAGAGTCAAGGCTGGAAAAGCAGATATGGAATGTTTGCTGCAAGCTGAAATTGAGCAATTGAAAGTTGCATTTGAGTTGGAGAAAGAAGAAATTAATGTTAAAATCACCACACTAGTTGCAGAGGTACGCGATAGAGATGATCAAATTGAACATCTGGACCGGCATTTGAAGCATTTGCACATGGAG
The sequence above is a segment of the Rhododendron vialii isolate Sample 1 chromosome 13a, ASM3025357v1 genome. Coding sequences within it:
- the LOC131315373 gene encoding protein NETWORKED 4A-like isoform X3 is translated as MKRTESKKSHSWLWDSHISPKNSKWLAENLEDMDQSIKRMLKLIEEDGESFAKKAEMYYRKRPELVSQVEEFYRMYRSLAERYDHLTGELRRSIPSDLQSQGSGISDSGSEPPSSGPSPEQRISRRKSGPRAAGFEFFLGSGGSSSDVYNKEGDDSSTLDSEAESDDSSVTSYSAASGNGEERRLRRKIIELEVELRDVKEKLRMQQEESTDSSKRGTRNGNSHYLFNGSEGLEEGKRDAREKILLYEEEIARLRFELQENRFHEEEDKNLEAEVELRQKDVKTFGADLEMEKKQSTEVVDIIDGLKEEVLDQKLGEELKITKEKLQGSDREVANLRHELENSRSSIRRLEDKLGLAQKDFSTWKAKLNKDHKEVSKLQDRIARYKANLSERDQEIRGLRETISNANKSLSEENVRLQAELTKLSKEQTYLEDNLKEWELRCQTLEEEVKRVKAGKADMECLLQAEIEQLKVAFELEKEEINVKITTLVAEVRDRDDQIEHLDRHLKHLHMEHVELIAGAEGARRLVEKLRSRVGELEEEVEKQREEILEGAEEKREAIRQLCFSLEHYRTGYHWLRQAFVGHKRLPVMAS